In Haematobia irritans isolate KBUSLIRL chromosome 1, ASM5000362v1, whole genome shotgun sequence, a genomic segment contains:
- the LOC142222606 gene encoding small ribosomal subunit protein uS4-like has translation MVNGRIPSVFSKTYVTPRRPYEKARLDHELKIIGEYGLRNKREVWRVKYALAKIRKAARELLTLEEKDEKRLFQGNALLRRLVRIGVLDESRMKLDYVLGLKIEDFLERRLQTQVFKLGLAKSIHHARVLIRQRHIRVRKQVVNIHSFVVRLDSQKHIDFSLKSPFGGGRPGRVKRKNMKKIQGGSGGAEEEED, from the coding sequence ATGGTGAACGGACGTATACCCTCGGTCTTTTCAAAGACCTATGTCACTCCTCGTCGTCCTTATGAAAAGGCACGCTTGGACCATGAATTGAAGATCATTGGTGAATATGGTCTCCGTAACAAACGTGAGGTATGGCGTGTCAAGTATGCTTTGGCTAAAATCCGTAAGGCTGCCCGTGAATTGTTGACATTGGAAGAGAAGGACGAAAAAAGATTGTTCCAAGGTAACGCTTTGTTGCGTCGTTTGGTTCGCATTGGCGTCTTGGATGAGTCTCGCATGAAGCTCGATTACGTGTTGGGTTTGAAAATCGAAGATTTCTTGGAACGCCGTCTCCAAACCCAAGTTTTCAAATTGGGATTGGCCAAGTCCATCCATCATGCTCGTGTCTTGATCCGTCAACGTCACATTCGCGTCCGCAAACAAGTGGTCAACATTCACTCATTTGTTGTCCGTTTGGATTCCCAGAAACACATTGACTTCTCATTGAAGTCACCCTTCGGTGGTGGCCGCCCTGGTCGCGTTAAGAGGAAGAACATGAAGAAGATCCAAGGTGGTTCCGGTGGTGCCGAAGAAGAGGAAGATTAA